One Vicia villosa cultivar HV-30 ecotype Madison, WI linkage group LG5, Vvil1.0, whole genome shotgun sequence genomic window, GGAGGCTACTCAAAAGGCAGAAGCAGAGGATGTCAAGACCTGAGTCACAACATATGAAGAAAGCAAAGAAAAGGTACGACAACTCTCAGCATAAACACGTTAATTGTGATTACTATGGCAGGATCGATCATTCAAAGGCTACATGCTACAACTTGAATGGATTTCCTAAATGGATATTGtctcatcaagagaatcataataagacacactctgtgtcaaAGAAATTTCTCATTCCTAGGACAAGTGTGAAAAATGTGTCTCAGGACACATGTCATGCTATGCATGGAAGAAAGTCAAATTTAacaaagggtaaaggctcaaaagGAGGGAATAATGCTGGTGTAATGAGTATTGATCTCTCTAAGGTCGAAATGATGAAGTCTAATTAAAGGAAGTTTGCAGATTCTGGTGTTATAACTTAGAAGGAAGACAACTGTGATCTAACCAAAGGGATGGAAATAATGGATTCTACCGATGTGATCATCAGTACCCCTATCAGAAAAGAAAACACTGTCAAGACAATAACATTAGCAACTGAAAGAAGTTGAActcaagatgtttcaacatctgatGTCAACACTGATGGATCTAAAGCGAATGCTGAAACTGAAGAAACTCAAGTTGTTGTCAAAAACCTAGGTGTCAGAATGCAGCAAGATAGGTACTATGTTCCTAACTGAAAAACTACTTCCCATTCAAGTAAAGTTTCATCAAGTCTCAGCTGTAGTTCAGAGGATGATTCATGAGCTGATGACACAGGAACAGGTCTTAATAGATTATGAGAGTGGCCTCCTGAATGAGGAGAGTCTTGACTATCCAGCTGAATTGTATAAGACTGTATAAGTAATAGGTTATTGTTAGAACCCATACTCAAGTAAGTAATGTGTGTGGGTGAAACTGACCAAGACCCAAGTTTGTGGTATATGATGTTGACTGAACCTCAAGTCAGTCATGGGGATAAAAGGAATGAAACTGACAAAGCTCTCTATGTTGAAAAGAACTCAAGAAGATGTGCTCAAATGTATACAAATATCAAAGAGATGTAGGATAAAATGATCCAACATCTTGTCAAACAGATACAACCAAAGAATGAGAAGTGTGCAAGGAATGAAGAGTGGGGACTCAACTTGAAAAACATCAGTCATGAAGGGACTTCTGTCTCCTATCACCACAAATGATTTGAAGATAAAGGTGATGTTGAAGATGCTACCAATATTTCTGAAGAAACTTGTCTCTTAGAAGAAGAGGTCTCAGAGTTCAGTGATGAGCATGAGTGTGCCATCTTGACAATGGACGAAACTGGCAACACTTAGTAGATAGTGACTAAGGATAATGTCTCTCTAGATGTCATGACTTTGTCATGTGACATCTCCAATGGTTACAAGGTGCTTAATCATCTCAACAGAGACACTGAGGAGCATGGTGAAAAGGAAATGATGCCTACTACAACTGCTGTGAAAGACCCTAATGATACTAATCTCATGAAAGATCTTGAGATAGGTATTCATGAAGAATTATAGCAAGCACTTCAAGAGTGGCATCTCCATGTGGAAGCACTAAAGAAAATGGAGCTTCTACTGTGGCTGCTGGTGCATGACTGTTGGTCATGTGATTTTATTTTACTTTgcactttatttttgtttattttggtcTTTGACTTTGTAAGGGTGAAATGCCCAGGATAGTTTGtttagttttcaaaaaaaaaaaaaacaacaaaaaacaaaaaaagaaacaaaaataaaataaaaacgatgATATACTGGTACCTTGCTTAGTTTTACTACCTTTGTcactttgtggctaaaaagggggagtggAGTAAGTATAGAGGAGGAACTTGTATATAGAGGAGGTGTTTGTATTGAGGGGAGAATTTttttggcaaaataccctttttggtcccttaactatagcCCAAGGTACATTCtagtcccttatctttaaaaagtgtcaaagtggtcctttaattgttcaaaaaggtccacATTAGTCTTTTCCGTCCAATTTTTGCTAACGGCGTCAACTTTTTCATGCTGGCATCTGACGTGGCACTGAGTCATAGGCATGGCACGTGAGTTGGCACACATTCATCTTCAAAttcattaaaattctaaaaaaatattccaaaattttTGCAACAACTTTCCACTACACCACTTCATAATTGCTGCTCATTATTTCATTCAATTTTAttatcaaaattaatatttttactgTGTATCCTCTTCCATCAACATTTAACAATTTCCCATCATCACAACAATACTTTCAAAACCAGTGGCACTATTCTTCAATTCACCAAGTTCCAATTTTCACAGTTACCGTAAAGCATCAGATTTTGGAGTTTATTCTAATGATTTTAAATATTCAAACTTTATACCATgatttttattgatttaattttcatttaatgtACATCAATTATTcagattaattcaattaatacagatttaaactccattaaactTATGTCACTTATTCACATTAAATTATGATaggtaaaaatcaaataaaaagagGGCCTCAAGGGAATTAGGGTTATCCCTTAATGTGGCCCTTGAGTTTAATTTGAAGCTCCCTCCCTCTACTCGCTCAATGAAACGGCGTCGGAGAAACTCCATCTTCTCCGAGCGTATCCTTCACCCGCCGCCGTAAACTACAAGCTTGCCACAGTCACCGACCCACTCCCTCTCATCTCTATCTCCGATCAGTTATTTCCTCTTTCTCGATTCAAATCTCCTTTCGGATCCAATCTTGTTTCAAATCGCGAATGCAACAATAACAATGTGAACATGAATCATAGAAGGGATTGCAATTATGTGTATTCAAAACTTAGTTGCCTCCTCAATTTCCTGCTCTGAATCTTTAATCTCTGAATCTCTAATACATAAATATCCCAATCTCATTCTTTTCTCTTCACACTTAGTATTTGATTTACAGTTCATAAAATCTAGATCTCCGAATTTTCTCACAAAAATGTCAGGTCGTGGAAGGAGAAAAACGTGATTCGTAATGTTGTTACATATATTGTGAACATGCAAGGAGGAAAACTGTTACTGCCATGGATGTTCTTAAGAGACAAGGAAGAACCCTATATAAATTTGGATTTGGGATTTTTCTCGggcaattcaattcaattatataaaatagtaataatattaataataataataatatgattcaGTGCCACGTCAGATGCCAACATGGAAAAGTTGACGCCATTAGCAaaaattggacggaaaggactaacgtggacctttttgaacaattaaaggaccactttgacactttttaaagataagggaccaaaatgtaccttgggctatagttaagggaccaaaaaggttatttttccaaaaaaaaattactgCGGCTGGCTCTGATGGTTGGTTTGAGGGGGAGCTGCTTGTTCTTTCTGATGGATGACTTTTGAGGGGGAGCTGCTGCTATTCCTATTTTTTCGTTTGCTACATTTTTGTTGACAGGGAtatttggttgttttagccaaaatgtgCCAAATGGGGAGATTGAAGATTCTCTGATGGTTGACTTGCATTTTGCTAAAACATACTGAGGTTGAAAGAGATGCAAGATGAACTAGCATTCAGTCTTCAACATGTCAaacaagatgtcataacattctgACTGCATGAGCTGATCTGGCAAGTGAATCAGGCGGTTTTATTTGCTACAAGAATCTTATGTTTCAGCTCCGAATATTCGGAAAAATTAATTAGCTTATATTTTTACCAAGATTGATTCAATCAAGAGATTTCCACACTTTCTATTATTGGAGACAATATAGGAAAGGTTGGATTGAAGATCTAttttcttggagaacaagtagcagaTTTTTGGCAGCCTCATTACTGAGATTTGAAGCCCAGTCCAGTCGAAGATATATCTATAAATAGAAGGGTTGTAACCTCGTTTTAGGTGGAactgatattatttattttagggttttagAAATCCTTATTTTTTTGTGAGTTCCATATGTGTACATTCACAAACatgtaggtgttgaatgttgtttgacctccgaagcttttaagcaagtaGAGTATTTCATCCTCGTAAGCTTTTAAGCATCGAGGAGTGGCtgtcttggaagagtgtcttccggttttctttgtttcttttattttgtcaCAGGGATTTGTGATTGAGGGGATTCGAGGAGGACCTTGTACCTAGGTGAGtgttaggtagaagtcataggaatggtagtgattaagtgagaagtgtaaactgggactgtttagcattgaattgatactatcatatattgatttcatccctggcttggtagcccccagagtaggtagggTTGTTCCGAATTGGGTAAACATATCgctgtgttatttactttctgcacgTTTATTATTGCTGCTATCAAACATGTTCATAACTGTTAAAATGCTCAGATATtctgtcgtgacatctcatttgacatcacatatctgataccagaatttcaaattACAAAAGTGTTACAAAATCTTTGCCTTTCTAAGTTTTCCCTTGAGAATACGATAAACCCTATAAATCCTAAGATTGTCACATTGTCAAACACTAAAGAGACACATATTTAAAATTACTAAAACACAACATACAAAGCTCAAAACGCAACtcattaattattagaataaaatattatatcttataatatattttatattaatttagactatttcTAAATTAACTAGTGGGATACTCGTGCGTTCGCACAGGTACTGTTGTGGTATGcacacttttattttcaaaatttaaataggaaaaaccaaattattttaccaaaatttagtatttttaaaagaatgacatatttttaaaataaaaataaaattgttttagagcagtaatatatatttcaagttttcatatattattttaaaaaatatgacatcttaaattaaaaataattttaaaatattttttttaacataaataattaaaaaaataacacattTTTTGTGTGTTTGGATTCATATAttactttaaatatatttatttttattttctttaattgtaaaATATGTAATAACTCGTTGGTTCGCACGAATTCTAATTTTGACACATGTTTaaccaataaaatatattatttttaaaatataaacatatatttatttatatttagagcataaatatagttttttcatacatataaatattttgatcaacTGTATATTTTCTCGTATGTAAATATAAAATTGGTTTTGACAttattgttaaaaatatttatgcAATCAATTAGTGATCTTACCGGGATCAAAATAATCTTCAGTAGCCTACAATCACTTGAGCTTTTTGTGGTTGGTGCTAAAAATAGAGGGTGTACCTGCAAGACACTTTGATGCCAAAGTAAGATTCAAAGTGAAGGGAGAGAGCAAGTACAAAGTTAGAGTAAGATTAAAATACATGACCCTCTTgtgaagagggtatttatagtgcCCAGCGCTGGGCCAAAATCTCTTCTTGGACTGAATTCTTCGGTCCAAAATTGAAGACTGTCAGGATCCTACGTGGGTAAGGGTGACCAACACGTGGTCCACGTTCTAGGTCAACTGTCTGTGATCATCAGATGGAGGAAGGCAGGTTCTTCCAGAGGGCAGTTAGCCACGTGTCCTTAGAGTGGCACATGGGTGAGAAGCTCCACAACGGTCATGGCAACTTGGGCTATTTCGTTGGGCCTTCCTTACAATAGTGATGGATTGGGCCTTGTCTGATGGTGGGCCAGCCACAGACTCTGTCTAGAGCAATtagttatatatttatatatatatatatatatatatatatatatatatattagtaatataaatacatttttttcGTGTTTGTATTCAtacattatataaaatatatttacttttattttctttacttgCACAAAAAAAGTAATAACCCGTTGGTTCGCACGAATTCTGATAAGGATACTCGTGCGTTCATACATGTACCGGTGTGTTACGCGCATATGTTTTAAAAATGTAATAAGAATGAAAAAGCAGAATGACAAATTATTTAACCAAGAAAgtgtattatttttaaaagaaaaacatatttttacttatatttggagaataaatatagttttttcacatatacaaatatttagatcaatcgtATCTTTTCCCgtgtataaatattaaatttgttttgacattatttataaaaatatttatgcaatcatttagttttataaatatgaactaataatatattatttgaaaatattattttaattttataattgaatattactaacataaaaaaataagttttatccGTATTCGGattcatacattatttaaaatatatttatttttattttctttaattgcaCAATAAATATAATAACTCGTGAGTTCGAATGAATTTTAGTACAGATACTCGTCTGTTAATACGAATTATGATTCATTACGCATATATATTTctaaaatgtattaaaaataaaatatgttttcaATCTCTCTAAAACATTAgaacttttatttttaatcaacctaaacttataaaattataaactaaACATATAATAAATCACTATTAATGATATatcataaaaaaatcattaaaaaatatgcaacataaaatttaatattcaatctaattaaatattcttttttattattaggCTGCAAACATATAGATCGAAAGCATGGCTACCGATCGAGGATCCAATTCCATACATTATACAATATAGTGTCAGgaaatataattatttagtttCAGAATGTAATTATCATGAAGaaggttttatttttattaaaaataaattatatacaaataattacttacgattttttataaatcaaaaaaGTTGTAGTATCAATAACATAAATAGTTGTAAATAAATCTGAAATTCCTAAATCGAATTGGTCAAATCTAAAATCCGCGGACCGTTCAAATCAAATGTTCTTCATGCTTTTCAGCTTTTTAATTTTTAGcaatctcaaaatatattttctttctctttttgattTCAATAACAAAggttttaacaatattttttcTATAGTCAAATTTTATTGTCAATAACAAAggttttaacaatattttttcTATAGTCAAATTTTATTGTCATTGAAATTGTAATACAGCCCTGTGCCAACGTCAAACATATTATCTCTGAATATTCCAAACTTGATGATCTGTAGTGGCATTTTGCATACCTCTGATGTTGAAACATGTTATATCTCTATCAACCTATTTAAAACTATATAAAATTATACATATACTCCTATATTTAATTGGAACTTGAATACATGTTAGGTCAATAACAGCTTTTGTCATTGCTTTGGTCATTAGTGAACGAATATTCAATATTCAATATTCAATGATGAATAATATAATAACTATAATACCCAATATTTATCTTAAAACATTATTTATAGTCACAACTCAAGTTTCAAAGTTAACATTCATAAGAGAAAATTTAGAATTTTGCAAAACTTGTGCTTTATACCAACAAAAAACAAAGATGGCGGCAAAGAATGTTCCAGAAGTGGTACTAAATTCAGGAGAAAAGATGCCAGCCATAGGATATGGAACAGCAACTCCTCCTCCTCCAACAGCTCTGATTGATGCTATTGACATTGGCTACAGACATTTTGATACTGCTTCTTTCTATAATACTGAAGAACTTCTAGGCCAAGCTGTGTCAAAAGCTTTAGAGCTAGGCCTCATTAAAAATCGCGACGAACTGTTTATTACTTCCAAGTTATGGTGTACTGATGCTCACCATGACCTTGTTCTCCCAGCTCTCAAAACCACTCTCAAGCAAGCATAATTCTcttctcttttcatttttttcctttttttgggCTTGTATATTTTATTACttgactaattttattttttttcattttttccgtTGAAATTTTTTAGAAATCTTGGGTTGGATTATGTGGATCTGTATTTGATTCATTGGCCAGTGAGGTTGAAACAAGATGCTGTAGGCTTTAAAAGTGAGGATATGATTCCTATCGACATAAAAGGAGTATGGGAAGCTATGGAAGAGTGTCATAGATTGGGCTTAGCAAAGTCTATTGGTGTTAGCAACTTTGGAGCCAAAAAACTCTCCTTACTTTTAGAAAATGCCAAAATCACTCCTGCGGTTAATCAGGTATAAGATTTTCGCACTATTTGATTTGATTCATTCTCACATATATATGAAATATACTAAATTTTTTCCGTCTTTACTTTAAAATGGAAAATTAACAGACACGTATCAGATACAGACATATACGTAAAAATACATCTGGATACAATACATCCTACTAATTATAGACATGGATGTATCTTCATGTTACACATTGTTATTTGTACTTAGGTGGAAATGAGCCCATCATGGAATCAAGGGAAACTCAGAGAATTCTGCAAGCATAAAGGAATTCATGTGAGTGCATGGTCACCACTAGGAGCATACAAAGATCCTTGGGGTTCCCCTTCAGTGATGGATAATCCAATTCTGCATGAAATTGCTGAGGCTAAAAAGAAAAGTGTAGCCCAGGTGCATATTTTATTTCAAAGCATTCAAACTATATTCAATGACAACTATATGAAATATATTTATTCAATTATGGTTTTAATAAGGCTTTTAAAACATAGATATACTATTATATTGAGATGACTATTACATATTTCTAATGTGGATACATATTATGCAGATAATTCTAAGATGGATATACCAGCATGGGGTACCTGCTATTGTGAAAAGCTTCAATAAGGAGAGGATGAAACAAAACATTGAAATATTTGATTGGGAATTGAGCCAAGAAGAGTCTGACAAAATCAATCAGATTCCTCAAATCAGAACCCTAAAAGGAGAAATGTTTATATCAGAAAATGGACCTTACAAATCCTTGGAAGAGTTGTGGGATGGAGATGTTTAAATAATTTATAGGATCATGTGTTAAGCAATGATTATTTCTTGTATTCAAATTGTATCCTTTTCCCCGTTTTTTAGGTTTTATTCCACTGGATTTTCCTTGATAATGTTTTTTATAAGACAGTTGGTCAGTTACTTTGATCTGCATTATTATTGTGAAGTACTTGTTGTTGATATTGGAATTCATTGTGTTGAAGCAATATGTTGCTCGATAGAACAAGGGTGTGTCGAAATAATTTAAGTTTTGTCGAGTTGTATTAGATGTCGAAGTGTCGAAGAATGTTGCTACACACAGGATTTCGACTTAGACCAAAATAGGTATTCTGgactttggcttagggagaaagcaacctaaaactataaatagatgGAGTAACCCATATTATAAGATAacacttgtattcacagaattttgCAGTTGCAAAGTGAATAAGAATTCTCCATAGTTTATGGGCAGAGAGATactctgcagaaaatattctTCTTTCTCTAATTTTGTTCAAGCCTTAATTCCCCTTTATCTCCAAATTCTATTTCTTCCTTCTTTCATTGTCATTGTGTAGCGATGAGGAATTACTCAAAGATTTGAGTTTAGTTCTAACATCTGGAACCTAAAACACTGCTTGAGCGATCTATGGGAAGAAAATCACGATGACAATGAATCATCCAAAAGGACATTTTCCGGCGAATCTCCCCATTCTGAAGGATCAGAATCATGAGAGTTGGTGCAAACGGATGGAGGTGGTTTTCTAttatcaagatctttgggatcttgttaAAGAAGAAGTAACACCGCTTGCAGAAAACGTAATGGATGAAACAACGACTGAacacaaagaattgaagaagaagaagaagaagaagaagaagaattataaagcactctttataattcatcaatgtgttGATCCAGATAATTTTGAGAAACTGAGTGATGTTGAATCAGCTAAAGAAGCCTGGGAAATTGTGGAAATTttcttttggaggtgcagaaaaggtgaaagaggtgaggttacaaactcacaaaagaacatatgaattgcttcagatggaagaaagtgaaaacataaccgatttcttcactagggttaagaaactggtgaatcaaatcaagttaAATGGATAAGTGTTGACATCAAGATCAGTTGTGGCAAAGATCATGAGGTCATTGGCTCCAAAGTTCGACCACGTGGTGGTTGCCATAAAAGAGTTGAAATATTTATCGATATTGACAAAGGAAAAACTTCAaaggacgcttgaatctcatgaacaaataaTGACTGAAAGAACTGCAAAAAAATCGAAGAGTGATGTGGTTTTGCAGGCTCAAttagcaaaagaaaagaaaggaaaaggaaGTTGGAATGGAAACATAGGTAGAGAAGGCTACAATAATTCGAATGATCGAAATCAGTAAGAAGGAATTTGGTCAAATAAGAGAAAGCCCTCGTACCAAAGCAATGAAATAGGTGGTGTTGCAAACAGAGGAAGTGGTGGTGGTCGAAAACCTGACAAAAGTCACATTGAGTGTTTCAATTTTCAAAAGTATGATTACTATTCTAGTGATTGTCCAGAAAAACAGAAGAATCAAGAAAGGGATGAAAAGTTTGCAAAACATGAAGAAGATGAGATggtgttgatggtcacaacaagagaTGAAGATAGATTAAAGGACCATTGATACTTGAactcaggatgctcatcacacctgtttgaaaagaaagattgGGTTGTCAACATAAAGCCCTCGATGAAGAgcatg contains:
- the LOC131602135 gene encoding methylecgonone reductase-like, which encodes MAAKNVPEVVLNSGEKMPAIGYGTATPPPPTALIDAIDIGYRHFDTASFYNTEELLGQAVSKALELGLIKNRDELFITSKLWCTDAHHDLVLPALKTTLKNLGLDYVDLYLIHWPVRLKQDAVGFKSEDMIPIDIKGVWEAMEECHRLGLAKSIGVSNFGAKKLSLLLENAKITPAVNQVEMSPSWNQGKLREFCKHKGIHVSAWSPLGAYKDPWGSPSVMDNPILHEIAEAKKKSVAQIILRWIYQHGVPAIVKSFNKERMKQNIEIFDWELSQEESDKINQIPQIRTLKGEMFISENGPYKSLEELWDGDV